Proteins from a genomic interval of Quercus robur chromosome 9, dhQueRobu3.1, whole genome shotgun sequence:
- the LOC126698460 gene encoding rho-N domain-containing protein 1, chloroplastic isoform X1, whose amino-acid sequence MQAMSQVVHLVSKNVPDLGFLAGCGVVEGGCLPCSGVSGRATTVSPSSRIDCRFHSQFKIGSLKCASKGVAFVCQANAGGHRRNPDFSRQNRRSFSRNRNRQNEERESFVNLDESDMLSSKNGPLLSLSSTPKFNATATPGPREKEIVELFRKVQAQLRERAATKEEKKIEALQGQGKESETVDSLLKLLRKHSAEQSKRSSGINDSNKDFILDQPAQNDPYNEGKSSSFYNSNSSLKDEEQERNASPSSRPPSNFQRKSPVPRAKYQPIYSGEDTINTMPQVNLSEKSGENQVESDLKTEQESEPELELEPEPEPEPEPEPEPVVTIPDVQLAKLSEVEPSDTDEPCNNENVDKQLISEHVDLSALKLTELRALAKTRGVKGYSKMKKSELVELLSGSLV is encoded by the exons ATGCAAGCAATGTCTCAAGTAGTCCACCTTGTCTCCAAGAACGTTCCAG ATCTTGGCTTTCTTGCAGGTTGTGGAGTGGTAGAAGGTGGATGTCTCCCTTGTTCAGGAGTTTCTGGAAGAGCAACCACTGTATCTCCTTCTTCTCGCATTGACTGTAGGTTCCATTCACAGTTCAAGATTGGATCACTGAAATGTGCTTCAAAGGGAGTAGCTTTTGTCTGCCAAGCAAATGCTGGTGGTCATAGGAGAAACCCAGACttttcaagacaaaacaggcGCAGTTTCTCCAGAAACAGGAACAGgcaaaatgaagagagagagagctttgtCAACCTCGATGAATCTGATATGTTATCTTCAAAGAATGGACcactactctctctctccagtaCTCCTAAATTTAATGCAACTGCAACACCTGGACCTAGGGAGAAGGAGATTGTTGAGCTATTTAGAAAGGTCCAGGCTCAACTTCGAGAGAGAGCTGcaaccaaagaagaaaagaagattgAAGCCTTGCAAGGTCAAGGCAAAGAGAGTGAGACTGTGGATTCGCTTCTGAAGTTATTAAGGAAACACTCAGCCGAGCAAAGCAAGAGAAGTAGCGGGATCAATGACAGCAACAAAGACTTTATTTTGGACCAACCGGCACAGAATGACCCATATAATGAAGGAAAAAGTTCAAGCTTCTATAATTCAAATAGCAGTTTGAAGGATGAGGAACAAGAACGTAATGCCTCTCCCTCAAGTAGGCCTCCATCAAATTTCCAACGCAAGTCTCCTGTTCCTCGCGCGAAATACCAGCCCATTTATTCTGGTGAGGACACTATCAATACCATGCCCCAAGTGAATTTGAGTGAGAAGAGTGGGGAGAATCAGGTTGAGAGTGACCTAAAGACTGAACAAGAGTCAGAGCCAGAGCTGGAGCTTGAACCTGAGCCTGAGCCTGAGCCCGAGCCCGAGCCCGAGCCCGTTGTCACTATTCCAGATGTTCAGCTTGCAAAATTGTCAGAGGTTGAGCCTTCAGATACTGATGAACCTTGTAATAATGAGAATGTAGATAAGCAGCTGATAAGCGAACATGTGGATTTGAGTGCATTGAAGCTAACGGAATTGAGGGCACTTGCAAAGACTCGTGGCGTAAAAGGGTATTCGAAGATGAAGAAGAGCGAGCTTGTGGAGTTACTAAGTGGGAGTTTGGTATGA
- the LOC126698460 gene encoding rho-N domain-containing protein 1, chloroplastic isoform X2: protein MQAMSQVVHLVSKNVPGCGVVEGGCLPCSGVSGRATTVSPSSRIDCRFHSQFKIGSLKCASKGVAFVCQANAGGHRRNPDFSRQNRRSFSRNRNRQNEERESFVNLDESDMLSSKNGPLLSLSSTPKFNATATPGPREKEIVELFRKVQAQLRERAATKEEKKIEALQGQGKESETVDSLLKLLRKHSAEQSKRSSGINDSNKDFILDQPAQNDPYNEGKSSSFYNSNSSLKDEEQERNASPSSRPPSNFQRKSPVPRAKYQPIYSGEDTINTMPQVNLSEKSGENQVESDLKTEQESEPELELEPEPEPEPEPEPEPVVTIPDVQLAKLSEVEPSDTDEPCNNENVDKQLISEHVDLSALKLTELRALAKTRGVKGYSKMKKSELVELLSGSLV from the exons ATGCAAGCAATGTCTCAAGTAGTCCACCTTGTCTCCAAGAACGTTCCAG GTTGTGGAGTGGTAGAAGGTGGATGTCTCCCTTGTTCAGGAGTTTCTGGAAGAGCAACCACTGTATCTCCTTCTTCTCGCATTGACTGTAGGTTCCATTCACAGTTCAAGATTGGATCACTGAAATGTGCTTCAAAGGGAGTAGCTTTTGTCTGCCAAGCAAATGCTGGTGGTCATAGGAGAAACCCAGACttttcaagacaaaacaggcGCAGTTTCTCCAGAAACAGGAACAGgcaaaatgaagagagagagagctttgtCAACCTCGATGAATCTGATATGTTATCTTCAAAGAATGGACcactactctctctctccagtaCTCCTAAATTTAATGCAACTGCAACACCTGGACCTAGGGAGAAGGAGATTGTTGAGCTATTTAGAAAGGTCCAGGCTCAACTTCGAGAGAGAGCTGcaaccaaagaagaaaagaagattgAAGCCTTGCAAGGTCAAGGCAAAGAGAGTGAGACTGTGGATTCGCTTCTGAAGTTATTAAGGAAACACTCAGCCGAGCAAAGCAAGAGAAGTAGCGGGATCAATGACAGCAACAAAGACTTTATTTTGGACCAACCGGCACAGAATGACCCATATAATGAAGGAAAAAGTTCAAGCTTCTATAATTCAAATAGCAGTTTGAAGGATGAGGAACAAGAACGTAATGCCTCTCCCTCAAGTAGGCCTCCATCAAATTTCCAACGCAAGTCTCCTGTTCCTCGCGCGAAATACCAGCCCATTTATTCTGGTGAGGACACTATCAATACCATGCCCCAAGTGAATTTGAGTGAGAAGAGTGGGGAGAATCAGGTTGAGAGTGACCTAAAGACTGAACAAGAGTCAGAGCCAGAGCTGGAGCTTGAACCTGAGCCTGAGCCTGAGCCCGAGCCCGAGCCCGAGCCCGTTGTCACTATTCCAGATGTTCAGCTTGCAAAATTGTCAGAGGTTGAGCCTTCAGATACTGATGAACCTTGTAATAATGAGAATGTAGATAAGCAGCTGATAAGCGAACATGTGGATTTGAGTGCATTGAAGCTAACGGAATTGAGGGCACTTGCAAAGACTCGTGGCGTAAAAGGGTATTCGAAGATGAAGAAGAGCGAGCTTGTGGAGTTACTAAGTGGGAGTTTGGTATGA